One Aneurinibacillus migulanus genomic region harbors:
- a CDS encoding response regulator, whose amino-acid sequence MGYRILLVEDNPSNRELFIEILQLKSEYEISVAESGLKALEMLETFRPDLILMDIHMPGMDGLAVTRTIKSIPELAEIPIVALSALAMKSDIKSAFEAGCIGYITKPVRIRDFLQKIEKYMKQGEQNGNSSISAPHTEE is encoded by the coding sequence ATGGGATATCGCATTTTACTTGTGGAAGACAACCCTTCAAATCGCGAGTTATTTATTGAAATTCTACAATTGAAGTCAGAATACGAAATATCTGTAGCTGAAAGCGGATTGAAAGCGTTAGAAATGCTAGAAACATTTCGTCCAGATTTAATCTTGATGGATATTCATATGCCTGGCATGGACGGACTGGCTGTTACCCGAACAATCAAGTCTATCCCTGAGCTGGCCGAAATTCCAATTGTTGCCTTATCAGCTTTGGCTATGAAATCGGATATTAAATCCGCCTTTGAAGCCGGATGTATTGGCTACATTACGAAACCGGTCCGTATTCGTGACTTTTTGCAGAAGATAGAAAAATATATGAAGCAGGGGGAACAGAATGGGAATTCTTCCATCTCTGCTCCTCATACGGAAGAATAG